A stretch of Clostridium sp. BJN0001 DNA encodes these proteins:
- a CDS encoding SNF2 helicase associated domain-containing protein yields MIKQLLHESFINLTNDDIRFTADRILKNDLIYNLDVNFKDNYIFIKSIVVSESLFNEYNCTLVVDTQSMSIVKTKCTCDEFEKNISKKDIYLCKHLAATFYAFSEKIDKDEVLRNNLFMNIKKDDDNKKLFKISKTNYLDILLDTEKREKLKLEIIIDRNNWSSSIQAELRIGLVDLYKKMYVVKNIREFLESVNNNYILRFGKNLTFDSKKYYFEYKDKKIIEFITNLVSLDNTTHSFRRYQDRLVDGKHFTIPDMFLKEFFSLIKYNRVYLGDGFFTRIVDTEVIEGDMDISFSIFEEKNNIVMDLADDLPEPLNEGMDLFLFREYIYIPSYKQCAFLKLYINVFKHNKKLYFDKSYENRILKELVPKITEARASVDLSEKLNKRLIKSPVHFKFYFDRGKKIKLVFKVCYSDVEFNYFDDYKEKIILRDNKKEDNMLNFIKSFGFCEVNKTFYYMKDDSDAFEFFKTDIEKFQKMGEVYYSENFKGIKQFNKSNFKGEIKKGKFNYFEFEFNLLDMSDEIINKLVNSFKNNIKYFKLPNGEFLDLTSNDLKDSLMLLYNVIDENNLENSKILLDKSKALYAEDYLQDKGLRYIKTGDELKKLKEKFKKVKNAVFPLPKNLKADLRFYQKEGYNYLKTLDFLGFGGILADEMGLGKTVQIISFLLSKENAKTLIIVPTSLLFNWKNEFYKFADGIKVSIVNGSKGERRDIITSYKESDVLITSYNLLRIDIDLYDMNFDYCILDEAQNIKNPSSKQTKAVKKIKADLKYALSGTPIENSLMELWSIFDFIMPGYLYSKKKFTTMYFRRLNEDPEILTEVKRLVSPFILRRLKKDVIKELPSKIEKRVYVDLSNKQKTVYKAYTDYVKKALSKKFKEEDNVKGSIEILAYITKLREICLDPSVVINDYTGTSAKIDALCEILDSSILENHKILVFSQFTTILKNIAKILDSREYKYLYLDGTVQSEKRFDIVNKFNNSNEYSVFLISLKAGGTGLNLTSADIVIHFDPWWNPAIEEQASDRAHRIGQKHVVEVIKLIAKGTIEEKIVSLQDTKKEMASEIIGSDSNYGANILKLKPDEIMNLFN; encoded by the coding sequence ATGATTAAGCAGCTGCTTCATGAAAGTTTTATAAATCTTACAAATGATGATATAAGGTTTACGGCAGATAGGATACTTAAAAATGATCTTATTTATAATCTTGATGTTAATTTTAAAGATAATTATATTTTTATTAAATCTATTGTGGTTTCAGAAAGTCTTTTTAATGAATATAATTGTACACTCGTAGTTGATACTCAGAGTATGAGCATTGTTAAAACTAAATGCACATGTGATGAATTTGAAAAAAACATATCAAAAAAAGATATTTACTTATGTAAGCATCTAGCAGCTACTTTCTATGCTTTTTCAGAAAAAATTGATAAAGATGAAGTGCTTAGAAATAACCTTTTTATGAATATTAAAAAAGATGATGATAATAAAAAGCTTTTTAAAATTTCAAAGACTAATTATCTAGATATACTTTTAGATACGGAAAAAAGAGAAAAGTTAAAATTAGAGATAATAATAGATAGAAATAACTGGTCATCTAGTATTCAAGCAGAGTTGAGGATTGGATTAGTAGATCTTTATAAAAAAATGTATGTAGTAAAAAATATTAGAGAATTTTTAGAATCTGTAAATAATAATTACATTTTAAGATTTGGTAAAAATCTCACTTTTGATTCAAAGAAATATTATTTTGAATATAAAGATAAAAAAATAATAGAATTTATTACAAACTTAGTATCTTTAGATAATACTACTCATTCATTTAGAAGATATCAAGATCGTTTAGTTGATGGAAAACATTTTACGATACCAGATATGTTCTTAAAAGAGTTTTTTTCGCTAATAAAATATAACAGAGTTTATCTAGGAGATGGATTTTTTACAAGAATTGTTGATACGGAAGTAATAGAAGGTGATATGGATATATCATTTTCTATATTTGAAGAAAAAAATAATATTGTTATGGATTTAGCTGATGATCTTCCAGAGCCTTTAAATGAGGGCATGGATTTATTTTTGTTTAGAGAATATATATATATTCCATCATATAAGCAGTGCGCATTTTTAAAGCTATATATTAACGTATTTAAGCATAATAAGAAACTGTATTTTGACAAATCTTATGAAAACAGAATATTAAAAGAGCTCGTTCCTAAAATAACTGAAGCAAGGGCAAGTGTAGATCTTTCTGAAAAATTAAATAAGAGACTCATTAAGTCTCCTGTACATTTTAAATTTTATTTTGATAGAGGTAAAAAAATAAAACTTGTTTTTAAGGTCTGTTATAGTGATGTAGAATTTAACTATTTTGATGATTATAAAGAAAAAATAATACTTAGGGATAATAAAAAAGAAGATAATATGTTAAATTTCATAAAATCTTTTGGATTTTGTGAGGTAAATAAAACTTTTTATTATATGAAAGACGATTCAGATGCATTTGAATTTTTTAAAACAGATATTGAAAAGTTTCAAAAAATGGGAGAGGTATATTATTCAGAAAATTTTAAAGGAATAAAACAATTTAATAAAAGCAATTTTAAAGGTGAGATAAAAAAAGGTAAATTTAATTATTTTGAATTTGAATTTAATTTATTAGATATGAGCGATGAAATTATAAATAAGCTAGTAAATTCATTTAAAAATAATATTAAATATTTTAAATTACCAAATGGTGAATTTCTTGATTTAACAAGTAATGATTTAAAAGATTCGCTTATGCTTTTATATAATGTAATTGATGAGAATAATCTTGAAAACAGTAAGATACTTTTAGATAAAAGTAAGGCTTTATATGCAGAGGATTATCTTCAGGATAAAGGGTTAAGGTATATAAAAACTGGTGATGAACTTAAAAAATTAAAGGAAAAGTTTAAAAAAGTTAAAAATGCTGTTTTCCCTCTTCCTAAGAATTTAAAAGCTGACTTAAGGTTTTATCAAAAAGAAGGGTACAATTATCTTAAAACATTAGATTTCCTTGGATTTGGAGGAATTCTTGCAGATGAGATGGGACTTGGAAAGACTGTACAAATTATATCTTTTCTTCTTTCTAAAGAAAATGCTAAAACTCTTATTATTGTTCCAACTTCTCTTTTATTTAACTGGAAAAATGAATTTTATAAATTTGCAGATGGAATAAAAGTATCTATTGTAAATGGAAGTAAGGGTGAGAGAAGAGATATCATTACATCCTATAAAGAATCTGATGTACTAATTACATCGTATAATCTTCTAAGAATAGACATAGATTTGTATGATATGAATTTTGATTACTGCATTTTAGATGAAGCTCAGAATATAAAAAATCCATCATCTAAACAGACTAAGGCTGTAAAAAAAATAAAAGCAGACTTAAAATATGCATTAAGTGGAACACCTATTGAAAATTCTTTAATGGAACTGTGGTCAATATTTGATTTTATAATGCCAGGATATTTATATAGCAAAAAGAAGTTTACTACTATGTACTTTAGACGATTAAACGAAGATCCAGAGATACTTACAGAAGTAAAAAGGCTTGTATCTCCTTTTATATTAAGACGTTTAAAAAAAGATGTAATAAAAGAACTTCCATCTAAAATAGAGAAGAGAGTTTATGTAGATCTTTCTAATAAACAGAAAACTGTATATAAAGCATATACAGACTATGTAAAAAAAGCATTAAGCAAAAAATTTAAAGAAGAGGATAATGTAAAAGGAAGTATTGAGATTTTAGCATATATAACAAAGCTTAGAGAGATATGTTTAGATCCATCTGTAGTAATTAATGATTATACAGGAACTTCAGCTAAAATTGATGCATTATGCGAAATATTAGACAGCTCAATATTAGAAAATCATAAGATATTGGTTTTTTCTCAATTTACAACAATATTAAAAAATATCGCTAAAATATTAGACAGTAGAGAATATAAATATCTTTATTTAGATGGGACAGTACAGTCTGAAAAGCGTTTTGACATTGTAAATAAATTTAATAATAGTAATGAATATAGTGTATTTTTAATTTCACTAAAGGCAGGAGGAACAGGACTTAATTTAACTAGCGCTGATATTGTAATACATTTTGATCCATGGTGGAATCCTGCAATCGAAGAACAAGCTTCTGATAGAGCACATAGGATAGGCCAAAAACATGTTGTTGAAGTAATAAAATTAATAGCAAAAGGTACTATAGAAGAGAAGATAGTAAGTCTTCAAGATACGAAAAAAGAAATGGCATCTGAAATTATCGGAAGTGATTCTAACTATGGAGCTAATATTTTAAAACTTAAACCAGATGAAATAATGAATTTATTTAATTAA
- a CDS encoding ABC-F family ATP-binding cassette domain-containing protein produces the protein MNIITLTDISKSYSEKTLLDNVSLGINDGDKIGLIGINGAGKSTFLKIICGKDEFFNGDITKKKNARIEYLKQTPDFDPDLTVLQQIFRADTMENKILLRYENIVYKINNNKNEDLEKLNKELIELQSKIDSLNLWTLESQAKTVLTKLGINNYSEKMKNLSGGQKKRVALAAALITKCDVLVLDEPTNHLDSESIEWLEDYLNSRKGALLMITHDRYFLDRVTNRILELDNGKLYSYPGNYTDFLNKKIERFETLKSQDQKRKSLIRNELKWVKRGAKARSTKQKARLQRFEKLVNTESLRNPENVTMEFVGKRLGKKIVEIHNICKTYEKQNIINDFTYTFLKGDRIGIIGPNGAGKTTLVNILCGKINSDSGDIDIGDTVKIGCFSQDSTNMDENERVIDYVKDGGEFIEVSDGSKISASTMCERFLFTSDMQYTFIGKLSGGERRRLYLLRVLMESPNFLILDEPTNDLDIETLRILEDFLDKFNGVILTVSHDRYFLDRVTNKIFSYEGNGKIQIYHGNYSDYLIQKEIEKPEKVEKQETEVKKDAKCGKVKIKDNKPKFTFKEQKEFEEIDGIISSIESKIEELDKEIENNPTDYEKLNKCVEEKNKLNEELDLKMQRWEYLNEKAEEIKTWRNSDD, from the coding sequence ATGAACATAATAACATTGACAGACATATCAAAATCTTATAGCGAAAAAACTCTTCTAGATAATGTATCACTAGGAATTAATGATGGAGATAAGATAGGACTTATTGGAATAAATGGTGCAGGAAAGTCAACATTTCTTAAAATAATCTGTGGAAAAGATGAATTTTTTAATGGAGATATTACAAAGAAAAAAAATGCACGAATAGAATATTTAAAACAAACACCAGATTTTGATCCAGACCTTACTGTTTTACAGCAGATTTTTAGAGCAGATACTATGGAAAATAAAATACTTTTAAGATATGAAAATATTGTTTATAAGATAAATAATAATAAAAATGAGGATCTTGAAAAGCTTAATAAAGAATTAATAGAGCTTCAGTCTAAAATAGATTCTTTAAATTTATGGACACTTGAAAGCCAGGCTAAAACAGTATTAACTAAGCTTGGAATTAATAATTATTCTGAAAAGATGAAGAATTTATCTGGAGGCCAGAAAAAAAGAGTTGCACTTGCAGCTGCACTTATAACTAAATGCGATGTTTTAGTACTTGATGAACCTACAAACCACCTTGATTCAGAATCAATTGAATGGCTTGAAGATTATTTAAACTCAAGAAAAGGTGCTCTTTTAATGATAACTCATGATAGATACTTCTTAGATAGAGTTACAAATAGGATATTAGAACTAGATAATGGAAAACTTTACTCATATCCTGGAAATTATACAGATTTTCTAAATAAAAAGATTGAAAGGTTTGAAACTTTAAAATCACAAGATCAAAAGAGAAAATCTCTTATAAGAAATGAACTTAAATGGGTAAAAAGAGGGGCTAAGGCAAGAAGTACAAAGCAAAAAGCAAGACTTCAAAGATTTGAAAAATTAGTTAATACGGAATCTTTAAGAAATCCAGAAAATGTGACCATGGAGTTTGTTGGTAAAAGACTTGGTAAAAAGATAGTTGAAATACATAATATATGTAAAACTTATGAAAAACAAAATATTATAAATGATTTTACTTATACTTTCTTAAAAGGAGATAGAATAGGAATTATAGGGCCTAATGGAGCAGGAAAAACAACTCTTGTTAATATTTTATGTGGAAAAATAAATTCAGATTCAGGAGACATTGATATTGGAGATACTGTAAAGATAGGATGTTTTTCTCAAGACAGCACAAATATGGATGAAAATGAAAGAGTAATTGATTATGTAAAAGATGGTGGAGAATTTATAGAAGTTTCAGATGGAAGTAAAATATCTGCCTCTACAATGTGTGAGAGATTTTTATTTACAAGTGATATGCAGTATACATTCATAGGAAAGTTATCAGGTGGAGAGAGAAGAAGGCTTTATCTTTTAAGAGTGCTTATGGAATCACCAAATTTTTTAATTTTAGATGAGCCTACTAATGATTTAGATATTGAAACATTAAGAATATTAGAAGATTTTCTTGATAAATTTAATGGGGTAATTCTTACAGTATCACATGATAGATATTTCTTAGATAGAGTTACAAATAAAATTTTCTCATATGAAGGAAATGGAAAGATACAGATATATCATGGAAATTATAGTGATTATTTAATTCAAAAAGAGATTGAAAAACCTGAAAAAGTTGAAAAACAGGAAACAGAAGTGAAAAAAGATGCTAAATGTGGGAAAGTTAAGATTAAAGATAATAAACCTAAATTTACATTTAAAGAACAAAAAGAGTTTGAAGAGATAGATGGCATAATATCATCTATAGAAAGTAAAATTGAAGAGCTTGATAAAGAAATAGAAAATAATCCAACAGATTATGAAAAATTAAATAAATGTGTAGAAGAAAAAAATAAGTTAAATGAAGAACTTGATTTAAAAATGCAGAGATGGGAATACTTAAATGAAAAAGCAGAAGAGATAAAAACTTGGAGGAATTCTGATGATTAA
- a CDS encoding HD domain-containing protein, with translation MNIEEVIEFVRKKTEENKRPSNYKFRDRFSHIMRVYNWALKINEIECGNKEIISLAALFHDSGWDDNIPHGDVSAKIAYDFLKEHNFNESVIDEVVFIVKNHSLKNKEMSFPKNCSIVMDADLLDEVGALSIIWDSMATVVNEKDSATYYKAYRRITDYFESNSKKIYRAKTKFGRNEFKRRIEFIQNFIKEMEMEIN, from the coding sequence ATGAACATTGAAGAGGTTATAGAATTTGTCCGTAAAAAAACGGAAGAAAATAAGAGACCTTCAAACTACAAGTTTAGAGATAGATTCAGTCATATTATGAGAGTATATAATTGGGCTCTTAAAATTAACGAGATAGAATGTGGAAATAAAGAAATTATATCTTTAGCTGCTCTTTTTCATGATTCAGGATGGGATGATAATATTCCACATGGAGATGTAAGCGCAAAAATAGCATATGATTTTCTAAAAGAACATAATTTTAATGAATCAGTAATAGATGAAGTTGTCTTTATCGTAAAAAACCACTCTTTAAAAAATAAGGAAATGTCTTTTCCTAAAAATTGCTCTATAGTTATGGATGCTGATTTATTAGATGAAGTAGGAGCACTCAGTATAATATGGGATTCAATGGCTACCGTTGTAAATGAAAAGGACTCTGCTACATATTACAAAGCATATAGGCGAATTACAGATTATTTTGAATCAAACAGTAAAAAAATTTACAGAGCCAAAACTAAATTTGGCAGAAATGAATTTAAAAGAAGAATTGAGTTTATACAAAATTTTATAAAAGAAATGGAAATGGAAATCAACTGA
- a CDS encoding GNAT family N-acetyltransferase — MLNHVGTVILRTKRFILRRFRDDDDIKLFNNFTSSYEVTKFLPWKPHKNLKITDLVLHSWIKEYSNIEYYNWAICLNDTDEPIGSINITSIDNYNENCEVGFCLSKEYWNHKIMTEVLNEVIRFAFSEVGFVRISARHAAKNIGCEKLLENVGFKYEGTLRKIIKLSDGKYTDCKYYSILKTEMEIS; from the coding sequence TTGTTAAATCATGTTGGAACTGTAATTCTACGTACAAAACGATTTATTTTGAGGCGATTTAGAGATGATGATGACATAAAACTATTTAATAATTTTACATCTTCTTATGAAGTTACTAAGTTTTTACCGTGGAAACCACATAAAAATTTAAAAATTACTGATTTAGTTTTGCATTCATGGATTAAAGAATATAGTAATATAGAATATTATAATTGGGCAATCTGTTTAAATGATACAGATGAACCGATAGGAAGTATTAATATTACATCAATAGATAATTATAATGAAAATTGTGAGGTCGGGTTTTGTTTATCTAAAGAATATTGGAATCATAAAATTATGACAGAGGTTTTAAATGAAGTAATAAGATTTGCATTTTCAGAGGTTGGTTTTGTAAGAATTTCAGCAAGACATGCTGCTAAAAATATAGGATGCGAAAAACTTCTTGAAAATGTTGGCTTTAAATATGAAGGAACATTAAGAAAAATAATAAAACTATCAGATGGGAAATATACAGATTGTAAATATTATTCGATTTTAAAGACAGAAATGGAAATCAGTTGA
- the fba gene encoding class II fructose-1,6-bisphosphate aldolase gives MLTSSKEMLNKAKQNKYAVGQFNINNLEWTKAILLTAQENNSPVILGVSEGAGKYMTGFKTVSAMVNAMMKELKITVPVSLHLDHGSYEGAKECIESGFSSIMFDGSHYPIAENIEKTTELVKICNAKGISLEAEVGAIGGEEDGVIGSGEIADPKECKQIADLGVTMLAAGIGNIHGKYPANWKGLDFDALAEIEKTVGQDMPLVLHGGTGIPDDMIKKAISLGVAKINVNTECQLVFQEATRAYIEAGKDLQGKGFDPRKLLAPGTEAIKAKVKEKMILFGSVNRA, from the coding sequence ATGTTAACATCATCTAAAGAAATGTTAAACAAAGCAAAACAAAACAAATACGCAGTAGGTCAGTTCAATATCAACAACCTAGAATGGACTAAGGCCATTTTATTAACTGCACAAGAAAATAATTCACCAGTTATTTTAGGAGTATCTGAAGGTGCTGGTAAATACATGACTGGATTTAAGACAGTTTCAGCTATGGTTAATGCTATGATGAAAGAATTAAAGATTACAGTTCCAGTATCTCTTCATTTAGACCACGGTTCTTATGAAGGTGCTAAAGAATGTATCGAATCTGGATTCTCATCAATCATGTTCGATGGTTCTCACTATCCAATAGCTGAAAACATTGAAAAGACAACAGAATTAGTTAAGATATGTAATGCAAAGGGAATTTCTCTTGAAGCAGAAGTTGGAGCTATCGGAGGAGAAGAAGACGGAGTTATAGGTTCTGGTGAAATAGCAGATCCTAAAGAATGCAAACAGATAGCTGATCTTGGAGTAACTATGCTTGCTGCAGGAATTGGTAACATCCACGGAAAATATCCAGCAAACTGGAAGGGCTTAGACTTTGATGCATTAGCTGAAATCGAAAAGACAGTTGGACAGGATATGCCTTTAGTTCTTCACGGTGGTACAGGAATTCCTGATGATATGATAAAGAAAGCAATCTCACTTGGAGTTGCTAAAATCAACGTTAACACTGAATGCCAATTAGTATTCCAGGAAGCTACAAGAGCTTATATAGAAGCTGGAAAAGACCTTCAGGGAAAAGGATTTGACCCAAGAAAGTTATTAGCTCCAGGAACTGAAGCAATCAAAGCTAAAGTTAAAGAAAAGATGATCTTATTCGGATCTGTAAACAGAGCTTAA
- a CDS encoding class I SAM-dependent rRNA methyltransferase, whose amino-acid sequence MDEINVKIKKQYVSKYKNGYPIITKDSVLSMGTLDKEGQIIRLTDEKGGFIAKGYYGLQNKCIGWVLTTSKKASVNYKLFYDKIRNSILKREKFYYSKHTNAFRVFNGEGDGIGGLTIDYYNGYYLITWYSEGIYEYRDIVLKCIKSLVPFDGIYQKKRFEHNGMVVDEDSFVCGKRNDKLIVIKENDVKFAIYLNDGAMTGIFLDQKDVRKSIKEKYSKGKKILNTFSYTGAFSVAAATSEAYTTSVDLAKRSLPKTTENFNLNKIDLKNQKIVVEDIFNFFKEAKNNNIKYDMVILDPPSFSNSKENTFSASRDYKDLLKLAVSITENDGIIVASTNCSTFNMNKFKVFIDDAMKEKDVQYEILEEHQLPKDFSINTNYSESNYLKVVFIKLI is encoded by the coding sequence ATGGATGAAATAAACGTAAAAATTAAGAAACAATATGTATCAAAATATAAAAATGGGTATCCTATTATTACAAAGGATTCAGTATTATCTATGGGGACTTTAGACAAGGAAGGCCAGATAATAAGATTAACAGATGAAAAAGGTGGATTTATAGCTAAAGGCTATTATGGACTTCAGAATAAATGCATAGGCTGGGTGCTTACAACTAGTAAAAAGGCATCTGTCAATTATAAATTATTTTATGATAAGATAAGAAATTCGATATTAAAAAGAGAAAAATTCTATTATTCAAAACATACTAATGCATTTCGTGTCTTTAATGGAGAAGGAGATGGCATAGGCGGTCTTACAATTGACTATTATAATGGGTATTATCTTATAACATGGTATTCTGAGGGAATATATGAATATAGAGATATAGTTCTTAAATGCATTAAATCTCTTGTCCCATTTGATGGAATTTATCAGAAGAAGAGGTTTGAACATAATGGAATGGTAGTAGATGAAGATAGCTTTGTATGTGGAAAAAGAAATGATAAATTAATTGTAATTAAAGAAAATGATGTTAAATTTGCTATCTATTTAAATGATGGAGCTATGACTGGTATTTTTCTTGACCAAAAAGATGTAAGAAAATCTATAAAAGAAAAGTATTCAAAAGGGAAAAAAATTCTCAACACATTCTCATATACAGGAGCATTTTCTGTTGCAGCAGCAACTTCTGAAGCATACACAACAAGTGTAGATTTGGCAAAAAGAAGTCTTCCTAAAACTACTGAAAATTTCAATTTAAACAAAATAGATTTAAAGAATCAAAAAATAGTAGTTGAAGATATTTTTAATTTCTTTAAAGAAGCTAAAAATAATAACATTAAATATGATATGGTAATACTTGATCCTCCAAGCTTTTCAAATTCTAAAGAAAATACATTTAGTGCATCTAGAGATTATAAAGATCTTTTAAAACTTGCTGTTTCTATAACAGAAAATGATGGAATTATAGTAGCATCAACTAACTGTTCTACATTTAATATGAACAAATTTAAAGTATTTATTGATGATGCAATGAAAGAAAAAGATGTGCAGTATGAAATATTAGAAGAGCATCAGCTTCCTAAAGATTTTAGCATTAATACTAATTATTCTGAAAGCAATTATTTAAAAGTTGTTTTTATAAAATTGATATAG
- a CDS encoding phosphoribosylanthranilate isomerase: MIEIKICGIKALEEIESLNILKPDYAGFIFTESKRKIDLNDAEKLILKLDKKIKRVGVFRNNSLEDIISVLNKVDLDVVQLHGDEDLNFIDTLKRKIDKNILIFKAFSVEESYNIKTFINDSLFINIDKIIIDGQVPGSGKAYNINKLSNLVNDIREKTSFFLSGGLNPENVVSRIKKVYPSGVDISSGVEGENYIKSYEKMKKLIDNVRALN, encoded by the coding sequence ATGATTGAAATAAAAATATGTGGAATAAAGGCCTTAGAAGAAATTGAAAGTCTTAATATTTTAAAGCCAGATTATGCAGGTTTTATATTTACGGAAAGTAAAAGAAAAATAGATTTAAATGATGCAGAAAAACTTATTTTAAAATTAGATAAAAAAATAAAAAGAGTAGGCGTTTTTAGAAATAACTCATTAGAAGATATAATTTCTGTTTTAAATAAAGTAGATCTTGATGTGGTGCAGCTTCATGGAGATGAAGATCTTAATTTTATAGATACACTTAAAAGAAAAATAGATAAGAATATATTAATCTTTAAAGCATTTTCTGTAGAGGAATCTTATAATATAAAAACATTTATAAATGATAGTCTATTCATAAATATTGATAAAATTATAATAGATGGGCAAGTACCTGGCAGCGGTAAAGCTTATAATATAAATAAACTTTCAAATTTAGTAAATGATATAAGGGAAAAAACGAGCTTTTTTTTATCAGGAGGACTTAATCCAGAAAATGTAGTTTCAAGAATTAAAAAAGTGTATCCATCCGGAGTGGATATATCATCAGGCGTTGAAGGTGAAAATTATATTAAATCGTATGAAAAAATGAAAAAATTAATTGATAATGTAAGGGCACTTAATTAA
- the trpC gene encoding indole-3-glycerol phosphate synthase TrpC, with product MILDDIAAKKIIRVNKRKEKISIEEIRNRAYQKCETKNRENAFMKNLKSEGFSIIGEFKKASPSKGIITEVFDIEKIHSFYKKLNINTFSVLTEEDFFLGSDEYLKKVKEYSDCAVLRKDFIIDMYQIYEAKVLNADAVLLIASLLKDNLSKYYEEAKKFNLEALVEVHNKEELDMAINIGANIIGINNRNLKTFKTSLDITKDLIDIIPKDRIKIAESGIMSNSDMLSMKKLGADGCLVGEYFMRNIENDDFSKTFNAFRDENL from the coding sequence ATGATACTTGATGATATAGCAGCAAAAAAAATAATAAGAGTTAATAAAAGAAAAGAAAAAATATCCATAGAGGAAATTAGAAATAGGGCTTATCAGAAATGTGAAACTAAAAATAGAGAAAATGCGTTTATGAAAAATCTTAAAAGTGAAGGATTTTCAATTATAGGTGAATTTAAAAAAGCATCTCCATCTAAGGGCATTATTACAGAAGTTTTTGATATAGAGAAAATTCATTCTTTCTATAAAAAACTTAATATAAATACTTTCTCTGTTTTAACAGAAGAAGATTTCTTCTTAGGAAGCGATGAATATTTAAAAAAGGTTAAGGAATATTCTGATTGTGCAGTTTTGCGAAAGGATTTTATAATAGATATGTATCAGATATATGAAGCTAAAGTTCTTAACGCAGACGCTGTTCTTTTAATTGCATCATTATTAAAGGATAATCTTTCAAAATATTATGAAGAAGCTAAAAAATTTAATCTTGAAGCTTTAGTTGAAGTTCATAATAAAGAAGAACTTGATATGGCTATAAATATAGGAGCAAATATAATAGGGATAAATAATAGAAATTTAAAGACTTTTAAAACATCACTTGATATAACAAAAGATCTTATAGATATTATTCCAAAAGATAGAATAAAAATTGCAGAAAGTGGAATTATGAGCAATTCTGATATGTTAAGCATGAAAAAGTTAGGTGCTGATGGCTGTCTTGTAGGTGAATACTTTATGAGAAATATAGAAAATGATGATTTTTCTAAAACTTTTAATGCATTTAGAGATGAAAACTTATGA
- a CDS encoding aminodeoxychorismate/anthranilate synthase component II, giving the protein MILIIDNFDSFTYNLYQYVSEFADAKVYRCNEITIDEIKKLNPSGIIISPGPGRPEEATLSIEIIKKLGESIPILGICLGHECIAAAYGTKVVRANEIFHGKTSTIQLKGKGIFNCIPRKIEAMRYHSLIVDNSSLSDSLEIIASVYNTGEIMGIKHKKYDVYGLQFHPESIYTPKGKNIIANFVVNICNDSR; this is encoded by the coding sequence ATGATATTAATTATAGATAATTTTGATTCTTTTACTTATAATCTTTACCAATACGTTTCAGAATTTGCAGATGCTAAAGTTTATAGATGTAATGAAATAACAATAGATGAGATTAAAAAACTTAATCCTTCTGGAATTATAATTTCTCCAGGACCTGGAAGACCTGAAGAAGCTACGTTATCAATAGAAATAATAAAAAAGCTTGGAGAAAGTATACCTATACTTGGAATATGTCTAGGACATGAATGTATTGCTGCTGCGTATGGAACAAAAGTTGTAAGGGCTAATGAAATATTTCATGGTAAGACATCTACTATTCAGCTTAAGGGAAAAGGCATTTTCAACTGTATACCTAGAAAAATAGAAGCCATGAGATATCATTCACTTATAGTTGATAATAGTTCTTTAAGTGATTCTTTAGAAATTATAGCAAGTGTTTATAATACTGGAGAAATAATGGGGATAAAACATAAAAAATATGATGTTTATGGACTTCAGTTTCATCCTGAATCAATATACACTCCAAAAGGAAAAAATATAATAGCTAATTTTGTGGTTAATATATGTAATGACAGTAGATAG